Below is a genomic region from Deltaproteobacteria bacterium.
ACCGTTCAGACCGGTAAAATGGCAACCGGGAACGAGGACCTGGATCTTGTACCCTGGATCCAGAACGGTCGGCATGGTGGTGCTAAATGCTTTGACTTGTGCCGGGGCAAGAATAAGGAAACAGAAACCAATGAAAATGACCATAGATCTTACGACAAGACTCCCTGAAACCAGTTTCCAATTCTTTTTCTTCATTTCCTTTCCTCCTTTTCGTTATTGATGGAATCGTAAAAAAACGCTGAAACCCGCATCACGTCATTCCGGCGAAAGCCGGAATCCAGGGAATTCAACTATTCCTGGACCCCGGCTTTCGCCGGGGTGGCGGCCTCGGGAAATTTTTACATAGTCATCTGTATTGATGAGTTCGTAAAAAACCCTTGAGACCTCAATTGTGTCATTCCCGTAGTCATCAGTATTGTGCCTGTCTTTTGTCCAATACGTTTTACTTCCCGAGCATCAAATCGGGCAGAAAGGTGGCTAATTGGGGGAACAGGAAAAGCAAGGCCCCCACGACGACAAAACTGGCCAGAAAGGGAACCACGCCGGAATAGATGACATTAAAGGACTCGCCGGTGATGTTCTTAACCACAAACACACTGATGGCCACCGGCGGGATGATCGTCCCGACCATCAGGGTAACCCCGATCATAACGCCGAACCAGATAGGGTCATAGCCGAGCTTTTGGACCGCCGGATAGAGGATCGGCGTGACCAGGATCATAAAGGCCAGGTCATCGATAAAGGACCCGCCCAGCAGGTAGAAGAGAAAAATGATGACCATGACGAGCACCCGAGGGAAAGGGAGAGCTGCCAGCCAATCGCCGGCGGTCTGGGGGATTTGGGTGATAGCCAGAAAGTGGCCCAGAATGGCCGAGCAGGCGATGAGGATAAGGACCATCACCGCCGCCCTCAGGGACTCATCGATAGACTTGACAAATCCCTTGAAGGTCAGGCTCCTCCGGAGTAAGGCCAGGATCAGGACCGCAATGGTTCCGATGGTCCCGGACTCGGTCGGGGTAAAGATACCGGCCATCAGACCGCCGATGACGATCCCGAAGATGATGGCCACGGAAATGAATTCCGGCAGGGAACGCATTTTTTCTCCAAAGGTGAATTTTTCTGTGCTCCTCGGACCAAGGGTCGGGTCGACCTTGCACCAGACGTAGATAATACCGACAAAAAAGGTGCAGATAAGCAATCCGGGTATGAGGCCGGCCAGAAAAAGACGGCCGATGGATTGCTCAGTCATGATGCCATAAATAATCATGGTGATACTCGGCGGGATGAGAATGCCGATGGTGCCGACACTGGCCACAATTCCGGTGGACAACTTTCTGCTATAATTATACCGGGTCATTTCCGGGACGGCCACACTGGAAAAGGTGGCGGCCGTGGCCAGGGTCGAGCCGCACATGGCCTTAAAAAGAGTAGCGGCCACGACGGTGGCCATAGCCAGGCCGCCGGGGACGCGGCCCACCAGTTTGTAGGCCGCTTCATAAAGCTTCTTGGCGATGCCGGCGTTAAAGGCAATCTGTCCCATGAGCATGAAGAGCGGAACGACGGTCAGGCTATAGGAGGACAGAACGTCAAAAAAATCCTGGGCCATGAGACTAT
It encodes:
- a CDS encoding TRAP transporter large permease; this translates as MNEYVLGLSACLFLIFFFLTGVEIAFGIAMVGICGFAILSGFDAAYSLMAQDFFDVLSSYSLTVVPLFMLMGQIAFNAGIAKKLYEAAYKLVGRVPGGLAMATVVAATLFKAMCGSTLATAATFSSVAVPEMTRYNYSRKLSTGIVASVGTIGILIPPSITMIIYGIMTEQSIGRLFLAGLIPGLLICTFFVGIIYVWCKVDPTLGPRSTEKFTFGEKMRSLPEFISVAIIFGIVIGGLMAGIFTPTESGTIGTIAVLILALLRRSLTFKGFVKSIDESLRAAVMVLILIACSAILGHFLAITQIPQTAGDWLAALPFPRVLVMVIIFLFYLLGGSFIDDLAFMILVTPILYPAVQKLGYDPIWFGVMIGVTLMVGTIIPPVAISVFVVKNITGESFNVIYSGVVPFLASFVVVGALLFLFPQLATFLPDLMLGK